AGAAGATCCAAAATCCCACCCTGAGTTCACCTTCCAGCAGGGAATTCTCTTTTACAAAGGTAGCCTTGTTTTGTCTAAAACTTCTTTTCTCATTCCCAAGATGTTACATGAGTATCACATGTCTCCACAAGGTGGCCACTCAGGTTTCCTAAGAACTTATAGACGTTTGGCTGCAAACATCTACTGGATTGGGATGAAAAATACAATCCAGGAATTTGTGCGCAGCTGCGACACATGCCAAAGGCAGAAGTATCTGGCTGCCTCACCAGGAGGTCTCTTACAGCCACTACCCATTCCGGAGTCCATTTGGGAGGACTTATCGATGGATTTTATCACGGGCCTGCCAAAGTCCAAAGGTTTTGAAGCTGTATTGGTGGTTGTCGACCGCTTATCAAAATATAGCCATTTCCTAGCGCTGAAACATCCTTATACCGCGAGGAGTGTTGCGGAAATTTTCACCAAGGAGATTGTTAGATTGCACGGGGTCCCTTCCTCTATTGTCAGTGATAGAGACCCAATTTTCATGAGTCACTTCTGGCAAGAACTCTTCAAGTTGCAGGGGACACACTTGAAGCTGAGTTCAGCATATCATCCCGAGTCTGACGGACAAACCGAGGTGATAAATCGTTGTCTTGAAACGTACTTGAGATGTTTCTCTGCTGATCAGCCCAAAACTTGGGTAACTTGGTTACATTGGGCTGAGTACTGGTTTAATACTACGTTTCACTCCGCTACCAATCGAACCCCCTTTGAGGTGGTGTATGGACGCAAGCCTCCGACGATTGCTCGTTGGGGATTGGGAGAAACTCGTGTGGCAGCAGTACAACGAGAACTGCTTGATCGTGATGAGGCTTTACGTCAGCTCAAACGGCAACTCCAACGTGCGCAGGATCGCATGAAGACTCAGGCTGATACCAAGCGAGTGAAAAAATCTTTCGTCCTTGGTGAATGGGTGTTTGTGAAGTTGCGGGCCTGCGGGCCCATAGACAACAATCTGTGGTCAGTCGTGTGCACGCGAAATTGGCTGCACGTTATTTTGGACCATATCCTGTGATTGCCCGGGTTGGAGCGGTTGCTTACAAACTCAAACTGCCTGAAGGGTCCAGGGTGCACCCCGTGTTCCATGTCTCCCTGCTCAAGAAAGCCGTGGGAAAttaccaagaagaagaagcacttCCAACACAATTGGAGGGAGAGGATTATGATTCAGTGGAGCCTGATGCCATCTTGGCAACTAGACTGGTGAAACAGCACGGAGAGGAAGTTCAGCAACTACTGATACAATGGAAAGGAAAGCCAACTGAAGAAGCTACTTGGGAGGATGCTATCTTGATTAAAAGCCAGTTTCCAGCcttcaaccttgaggacaaggttgctGTTTTAGAAGGGGGTATTGTTAGGACCCTTGACCCATTAGCAGGCCCAAACGCTGCATTAATCCATCAGGAGCCTGTGGGACCAAAGGAATGGAAAGTATATTCTAGAAGGGGCAGAAAGGGGAATCAGGGAAAGGGAGAGTAGGCCCACAGATGGGGAATGAAGGTTGATTGTAACCGTTTTAGGATATAAGGAAAGAGAGTGAGGTTGAGAGGGGATTCAGGAATCTTTTGTGAGAATAGAGATGAATAGGAAGCTGTGagcttcctataggagcttAGCTCTGTGTCAGATTTGGGATCCTACTCCCTTTCTGTAATTTCCAGTTCTTTTATGCAATAAACAATCAATCATTACTTTCTGAGTCTCTATTACATTGTTTTCAGCTTTTCTATTAAACGGGTTCCTAACAAACCACAACTAAAATCATATGCTTCCCCTTGCCTTCGGTAGTCCAGTGATGAAGTCCATTGTGATGTCATTCCATACCTTGGAAGGGATTCAAAGTGGCAGTAACAAGCCAGCTCGAGTTATTGtctagtttttgtttttcttggaAGTTGCACCGTTCAATAAATTTCTAAATATCAGATTTCATTCCATCACAATAAACTACTGCATCCAACTTTTCACACGTCTGCAGAATATTTGAGAATGACCTCCATCCGTTTAAAAATGGAATTCAGCTAACAAATGAGGAACCCTTGGAGATTGTTTAGACAAAGGCAATctgtttttataaaataatctCCCTTATTCTTGAGAATATCCTTTATGAGAGGTTGGGTCAGCCATCAAATCTTCCATAATTTGTTGTTAGCTTAGCTTGAAATCATTTTGATATTCAGTCTCCTAATATGTGAAGTCGTGACAAAATGTTAAGTGCAGCATATATCTTCTGTCTAGATAAGGCATAAGCCACCTTATCACTACTCCCAGGCTGGTAGTGAAtttctcaaaatcaaatcctactAGCTTTTAACTCCacttaaaatgatattttattCAGCAGCTTAAATATGTTTGTGGTCCTTCTAAAATTAGGGTCTTTTGGTTTAGGCCcttcaaaatattttttgttgGTATACACCCCTAAATGTAAAATAATACTGAGGTTTCAGACCCTGCCGTCACCATACGTCGTTTAGGAGGACCTAAACCAAAGAACCATGACTTTAGAGGGACCTAAGACATGATAAATATTGAGTTTTAGGTCCCTCTAATATCATGGTTCTTTGGTtcaggtccctctaaaatcatggttccttggtttaggtccctctaaaatttgCCACGTCAGCGTTCGTTAGGTAAAGGTAACGGCAGGGGCTTATCCCTCCATATTATGTTCAAAATAAGGGtgtataccaaaaaaaaatatttagaggggcctaaaccaaaagaccctaattttagagggaccaaaaacatatttaagccttattCAGCACACCTTGTTCAGTTAGGAATTTAAGCTCTTCTGATTCGTGATAATGACAGTGTCTTCCTAGAAGGTAGTGTCTAAATATCTGCACTGCCATGACTATGGCCATATGTTCGTTTTCATACATGGATATTTTTGTGCCCTTTCTAACAAAGATTGATTGGGAAATGATGCTGGCCATCCTTCCAGTGACAAAACATCCCCTAATTTATTAAAAGCATCCATCTCCAGTTCTCCACCGTAAAATATTTGGAGAAGTCATGGACAGCAAGTACAGGTAAGGCTATCATGACAAATTTCAATATATCAAAAGCCTTTTGTGCTTCTAGGACCACAAAAATTTGTCCTTCAGCAACTCTGTTAAAAGCTCGGATAGCTTGCCATAATTCTTCGCAAACCTTGAAATAGCTTGTAAGACCCAAAAATTCCCTCAACCTCTTCAAATCTTTGGGATCAGCAGCAACCCCTGCACTTGACACAATGTGACCTAAATATTCCTCTTCAGTGTTGCAAATGATATTCTGTGGAAGAAATGTAGATTAAAATATCATCAAGGAAAAGCAATGCAAACTTCCTTGGTTGACTACATTCATCAAAGATTGAACCATATAGGGTGCATTAGTAAGGTCGAAGAGCAAAGACAAGGAATTCATAATGTCCCTCATGTGTCTGAAATGCAGTTTTTTAATATCTTTTTCCTTCATTCAAATCTACTCACCAGATTTCAGGTCCAATTTAGAAAAGTTAGCAGCCACGAATAGCTCATCGAATAACTCATCAATGATGGGAATAGAGAACTTATTTGGTACTGTAATCTTGACCAAGAAAGAGATGGGCCTAGAATATGGATTAACACTAAGTTTTATATTTACAAATTACAACCTTTCCACATAACCTCTCTATGCCAGTCTATTGGTAATATGGGTATCTGTAGCTTTCCACCATGGCCGATTTCCCGCCATATGTCCGCCATTTCAGCCATATTCCGCCATTATTTGTCATTAATGGCAGGATTTTGGCTTTCCGCCATGGCCCTACATCCACCACATTTAACAACACTAGGCCCTCAAAATAGGCATTGAATCTTCCTCCTTCAAGGTGATTGCATGGTCTTACAACCTTGCAAGTTGCAAGGGTAGTTCCCATGGTTCGTGAAAGAAATCTTCTGTTCATCAATCTACAGCAACGTGAGTCCAACATCAATCCCAATCGTTGCTGGCTAGGACTACTGACCTGACCACCAGGTTATCACGGATTGGGGCTAGGGTTGTCTCTCATTACACGTTAGGCTCTTGTACCATGTTAAATGAAAAGAAACTGAGAGGTACTAGACTGATGATAGGGTCAAGAGGATGCAGAAACCTCCTATCAGTAAAGTCTATGTCAGACGCAAGAAGGGGAATTAGCTTAGTGCTTAATAAACCTTGTGGTTAGGGAAACTATAAATAAGAACCTATGGTTCATAGTTAGTTAGCTTTTGCATATTGTTGGGCTGTGATAACTGAATCAGGGGATTCAGTTAGGTAGTTACAGACTTTCAACTGAATTGGGATTCAGTGGAATTGGGATTCAGTTGAGCTTCTCTGTTTCTgttatcttcttctttctcagtGTTCATCTTCTATCAAGCTTTCATATTCAGATATTGATTCAGTTCTGCATTCTCTGTTGAGTTTTCTGCTACAATTGTTAGTCTTTGTTTTGCCAGTGCTATCAACTGAACTCGTGTGTTTCAACTACACAACAGAGGGTTTTTTATATGAATTTATAATAGGTAATGTTTCCCTATCTACAATGATTACGCTACCTGATTACAATTAATACAAGATATCCTACATACTAACAAGATATCTAACAGTGTATTTCCGATTTTCATTATCAACTAAAGCAcattagaattttgaaaacatgtttggtatgttgtaatgaaagtcttttctcaatAAATATGTGTTTAAATAGGACCAAATTTGAGAACAAATGGCCTTTTACAGGGTTTTGATTTTTGTGCCACCCCTATAGATATTTATGTCACCCATTTTACCGCACTTATAAGTGCGGAACACAAATTATACATTctgcactttgaaagtgcggtAAAATGGGTGGCATAAATATCTATAGTGGTGGCATTAAAATAAAACCCTTACATAAATTCTGAAAACAGAATCGAAAATATGGTGGCAACATTGTAAAAGCAACCAAATATGTTTTCTACAATTTGAAAGTATAGAAATGAAGGCATAAAACACAAAATATGCTTCCAAAATGCCTAACATGTTTGTAATGTCTGGAGAACTTCTTTTAAACCTTGTTGATTAAAGGTATAAAAGCTACCCCTATCATGTAAGAAAGCACGGATATCTGAATTTGCACAGAGAAAAGAACTCTTATTAATTTTCCCTTTTACTAAATGGGGGATAATAGTTCAAAACAATAAGACAAATAGAAGCATACGTAATTGACAGCTCAGGAAACTGCTGACTTGAGCGAATGCAACCAGATGAATACGATGCACAGAATTCCACCTGCAGGAGAAAGAAAGAGATTTGATATCGAAACAATGACATAGCTACACTCCATAGACTTCTGATATTACTTTTACTCATCCAAAAATGGTAGTATGATATTTTCATGCATTATAGGTTTGAACATAGTTGACCAAAAGATATTTATTGCAACCATATCCCCCAAAAGTGCAAAAATTTCCTAGAGAAAAtctataaaaaatttataaatttatgtaAATATTGTTATGGAACAACCTTCTCTTTCCCTAAGGTTACCATAATTGTGCATTCACTGAGCTAACACATGCAGATCTATAAAAGTGAAAGGTTGAATTCCATTTAACTCAAAGCACTGACCAGCCACAATCTTGTAGTGTTCCCCTCTGTTAGCAGGCTTTCCAACTGCAATGGTGTTAGCTTGCTAGAAGTACCTGGAGGAAGAAATAGAGAAACAGAAGCAGAACCTTATCAGATAATAAAACAATGAATTCTTGTAGTTCTCATGAAATTTTCTAGTTCAACTTTAATAAGCTTGAAAATTAATATAACAAAAAGCATAAAGGTAAATCAGCAAAACTCAACAAACGGTACCTAGTCCTTGGAATGGAGGTTGTTGTGTTAGCATATGCATCACTGCAATTCAAAACATAAACATCATTCAtaaatatttatgtatattaGTTCCAGTTGTTAAATTCAGCAGATATCCAATGCACACCATGGACTTATTACCAATATGAATGCAAACATAATTGATTTTAGAAAAAGAcattttttatattcaaaattcaaatagtAAAAAGTATATCAGATGTCTTTctttacaataaaataaaattagtttCATGGTCGATGAGGGATTGATGGATACTTCTATAATATTGCAGGATATAGAAACATGATGTGAATAAAATTCCAATTTTTATGCTTTAAATATATGCACTGCTTAAAAAGCACCAAATAAGATGAAACTACCTACCTAAAAATACGAGAACATACCAAATGGCTAAGCGGCGATCCATTGTAAAGGCAAGAACAAAAATACAAAtctgaaaatatgaaaataagatATAAAAGCAGAGAAGTAGCACATAAACATAGAAAGAGATCAAGCCAAGGGTAGGGAGCAGGAAAAAAGGGATTTAACAGATGAAACGTGTGTGTTTCTCAATGCACAAATTctaataataaatgaaattagGAAAAGCATCAGAATTCATTCCCGATAGTTCAAAAGGCATCTAATTAGACTAAAGATATCATATGCTGGAATGTCTCAAATTCATGTTCAAAATTATATACAAAATTTAACGTTTTGAATTCTATGtttcaaataataaaaagaaGGGGCACAAACACATCAATGGTGATAACCTTAGCAAGGAAAAGCGCATCAGCTATAAAGGCTTCCCATGTCTCTTCTCTCACTCCCTGCAAAAGTGACGACGGAAGTGTCATTTAGCTATCATTTCAAACTTATAGAAGtaattgtaaaattgaactgACACTAACCTAGATTGAAATCGCAGGTTTGTATGCATGATGTGGAATGAATATAAATTCGAAAATGCAgataaatttgaacaaattcGATCTGATTAGGGATACCTTGATGAGAGCCAACACGGCGAACACTAACAACGTTTGAATTTCCTGAAAATGCATCAGAGAGAGGGAACTAATTAGCAATCTACATTcaggagagagatagagagagagagagttacgcgttgaaggagatggtggattAGGTGAGGCGCTAAGATATGCGTTGCAGAGCAGCGAATGACGAAATAGGAGAAGAAAGTAAGGAAATGAAGGAGGTAGTGAGGTTCTGAAACCACCCGATTCAACCACTGCAGCACTGGAAGAACGCTGCTATTCTCCTTTCCCATCTCGCTCAGATCTTAATTTTTGACAACACAACACTCTCACCACAATTCTAcccttcccttcccttccctCTTTTCCTGCTGCTCCAGGAAGTAAATTGTGGGCTAATTGCGATGTTATTTTCATGTTGGGTAACCCAATGGCTGATTCCATTTTAAGGCCCATAAAATTCCGcgacctctctccttaccagaTTGAGTGAATAATAATAAGAGAATGGTCATCAATTTAGTTTGTGTTTGTAAGTTTTTTCGATCTATCACCTTTGGAAAATAATTTGGTCTCGGTCTCCACAATTGTGGAATCTATGGTTTGGAAATTGTTATTagaatcccccccccccccatttaTTCATAAACACACCCCTACCCCTCTACACTACAAAAAGTCTAAAAtacttttctctcatttttgttttttgttttgtggCTTATGTCAAGAATTTCAATCTTGGTACAAATATGGCAAGAACAAAGAATCCAGACTGCCCAAGTCAACCCCGCGCGAGCAGAGTTCTTCTTACGGCGTCCAACCTCCTTTCAAAGACCTAGGAGTCTTCGCCTACCAATactttgaagaagaagatttaGCCATTGGTTGGTTTGGCTACCACTCTAGTGGAGCACCGTGATAAGGCGCCTATTTATTActggattttttttaatgatctCAAGACGACTTAAGAAGCTCGTGCAGTACAAGAGCCTGAACCCGAAGATGTCCCATTGTAAATAAACCTCAGAAGGATGACGATATGGGTGATGCTAGAGTTGATGAGGAGCAGGAGGAGGATCTATACTTTCCAAGGGgccttttgagatgacatagtTCAAGAACTTCAAGCGACATGTGTTAAGTTCAAatgcatcataacgtttttaaaatcttattttgatcataacaattttatagtaGAAGTTTCATTGAATATTTAACTACTGATAACGTTCTCAATTTCAGGAGAAATTCGGACATATGTCACACGCTTCAACGTTCTATCAATTCTTAAAAAGATATCTATCTCAGAAACTAGAAGGAACTCTGTCTTTACAGAACCGTTCTGAAAGTGGTCGCGTAGTTTAAAGACTCTGACCATTTCAACGCCACGTCATCAGTCAGATATATTGTCAAACCcaagattttataattaaataaataaataatttccagctcacacataggattctgtgtaagcgtgagaggaacttgactttcgtttgatggttggattaatattatgaagaagaaagttcaggaaatgactaagaatagtactatagtcgatATAGTTTATAGCACGAgttttattcacttccgccttagggcgaaaacgttagtaaagggctaatttgctcttaaagcactgtagcaacgatattcaaaaatattcagaggaatatacgaatttctcttattcctttccacgacaagtgtttcgaaacgaaaccctggaatgtacgaattaTCGTTTCCGATTcttggaagtttgccgaaactgaatccctgatagctcaagaaccttaaagtaaactgttgatgaagactttttctactcggagcttcaaacgaagattccacacgcgttcacctatttctttcgaagtttctaatctttcttcagaaagaagttttctcatccgacatcaactgcaaaaagtagtttttcgggtaaaatagatttacaccgactttggatcgtttgctttaattctgagaaacctgttttgagttatggaattctgtcgccagaacctatcttagaattcatagaGGAATGCACAAGAAAATCGGAATcccgaaattttcattttcccgcattttccatcaacaataaatagcttgaaaaaaatcaaaacttcaTCACCACCATCAACACCCCAAACCCCCGAGCTTcaaggagagaaagggaggagagcttttcgccgatttttgtctgatcgtcgctctattcgttgctacgcgtaggccacGAGGTACTGATgattttccttacctctgatcgtaaattctatcacttttctctatgtctttctgtgctaaaagttttgagctttttgtaaaactgtccaaataacttgttttctctgtaagacctggattttcagaacaagttaaatttccgactcacgcgtggaatcagtgtaagtgtgacaggagtttgatatttgagaaagattaatgaagaagaaagttcaggaattgcttgaggaatgtggcgttgtttctttcggagctagtgcgagtcgtctgcacacctgccttatggcgagcgtgtccagaataggctatttcgctcttaaagcaacgttttgagtgagatttcgaactctcggaaaatttaaagattctctttatttttccattgaccagcgtttcatttcggaactctggactgtacgcacgataggtttcacttttcggatgtccgccgacgctaatttctttgcttcgaaaccctattttcgagcaatggatgaagactttttctattcgggacttctaacgaagattccgtccgcgttgccagacttgtttcgacatttccaatctttcttctgttggaagttttgtcgtttgagcatcacagcaaaaagtagtttttcgggacagatttaacttacaccgcttttgagattttcgatatcgtttttcccatatcatagatatttgttttgagttctggatttctgacgccagaatctctcttagaattccttggtgaacgtgctccaaaaatcggaatcgcgaaattttcattttcccgcgatttcgcctgcctataaatagctcaaaaagcaaaaattccttcattttcttcctattgtggctgaatttcgtggagagcaaggggggaggagattttcgcgaaaacttgaccaatcttcgcgcagttcgtccctacttctaggtatcgaggtaactaacacgattcctacctctgattgttgtttctgttgcgtttctgaagtcgtttctgtgctcacagttttgagctttttctaaaattgtccgttttcttcgatttcttgcttgggttatgttctcaaggttcccatgagcctaaaacctctgtcagtaaactctgattgcgattcagttgtccaggatctgaaaaattgactcaaaactctttttgtctcacatttcgaaactttattgtcgtaaagctataatctgacttcgtgcctttaggatttattgtcacggatgtcatgaggatcgttgctgtcaaatctgttttcagaactgataactttgaagttttgagcctttattttggaccaaaatgcccctgcgtagtcgtatttcggcccgattgtccgaaaattgttccgacagtttctttgccttagttttaccctaaaactaccttgtgaattgatttgatcgaagaaaaagagccgaagctcttttctccttatggccgtgggctatttcctaagggggggggagtttttcgttttcgaaaacttgtcttttcgtacctgattgtcctattctgaagctttaatgctttgtctatcgtttatgtattgttttgcgatcgaactaatcgattttgtttggattctgctttgtttttctccgaggttcagttgagggaactttggaagactcagagcaactgtttgaggagaactttgtttgcgaagctggaacagctcgaggttagggcaacttactatatattagctatgaatgcatgataggcgtcgatcaattcgacttatgctttactttgatgttgattatgttgatgaactgatgttgtgatattgtgctttgttggattgtgcgttttgacgcgacttcggagtggaggttcattgatccggtgatctttgacatttcgggttggatgaacaaacctaggcaagtccaaatgtggggtttgagacttagccatttgttgggattcgttggaattcctagactttccccgagaaatgtattttgggtggttgatttttggaaacttagaatgatagagctttcgaaaaataaagacttgggaaacttagactttgagaaataaactcataatttgactaatttgaattgaaatcatttttattaacgtttaagcataggagaactgaaggggaaaaatatttacgaaaggcgggggaaaagtcgacctttgttgtgggtttggagagttatcgaaattgggaaagccactaaggtgagctatggtgatgattgaaagtcaccgagtacgttagtactcttggggaagtgttgtggagccgtgttgtattgacc
This is a stretch of genomic DNA from Lotus japonicus ecotype B-129 chromosome 1, LjGifu_v1.2. It encodes these proteins:
- the LOC130744052 gene encoding uncharacterized protein LOC130744052 — translated: MGKENSSVLPVLQWLNRVVSEPHYLLHFLTFFSYFVIRCSATHILAPHLIHHLLQREIQTLLVFAVLALIKGVREETWEAFIADALFLAKICIFVLAFTMDRRLAIWYVLVFLVMHMLTQQPPFQGLGTSSKLTPLQLESLLTEGNTTRLWLVEFCASYSSGCIRSSQQFPELSITYSSKILSFGIVDLGLFPNAAEKFGISLSGCMGQLPTYILFDNATEVARFPELDFETTFFHPTVTKGLLSRHFDLDRSLLEYFNVK